The proteins below come from a single Afipia sp. P52-10 genomic window:
- a CDS encoding MgtC/SapB family protein — protein MQFIQTFQLLDFLDTLVSLAVAFVLGTLIGVERQYRLRAAGLRTNVLVAVGAAAFVDLAMRLDGSGGAVRVIAYVVSGIGFLGAGVIIKEGMNVRGLNTAATLWGSAAVGCCAGADMMAQATALTIFVLAGNTLLRPLVNAVNRSPIDERSLEATYYVRLVVDSSVLAGMRDQLTERLEAAQYPVADIEVAERTDRRVDITATLVSTTIDPKELDAVVSSLHREEGVYDATWNVSTTD, from the coding sequence ATGCAGTTCATCCAGACCTTTCAGCTGCTGGACTTCCTGGACACGCTGGTCAGTCTGGCGGTGGCCTTCGTTCTTGGCACGCTGATCGGCGTCGAGCGCCAGTATCGTCTGCGTGCTGCCGGGCTTCGCACAAACGTTCTGGTTGCGGTAGGCGCAGCCGCTTTCGTGGATCTGGCGATGCGCCTGGATGGCTCCGGTGGTGCGGTGCGGGTGATCGCCTACGTCGTCTCCGGCATCGGTTTCTTGGGCGCTGGTGTCATCATCAAGGAGGGCATGAACGTACGCGGCCTGAACACCGCAGCGACGCTGTGGGGATCGGCGGCGGTCGGGTGCTGTGCCGGGGCGGACATGATGGCTCAGGCGACGGCGCTGACGATCTTTGTCCTGGCCGGCAACACGCTGCTGCGGCCGCTCGTGAACGCGGTCAATCGCTCGCCGATCGACGAGCGCTCGCTGGAAGCCACCTATTACGTCAGACTGGTCGTGGACTCCAGCGTGCTGGCCGGCATGCGCGACCAGCTGACCGAGAGGCTGGAGGCGGCGCAATATCCGGTGGCGGACATAGAGGTCGCCGAGCGGACCGACCGCCGCGTGGACATCACCGCCACGCTCGTCAGCACGACCATCGATCCCAAGGAACTCGATGCTGTCGTCTCGAGCCTTCACCGGGAGGAGGGTGTTTACGACGCCACCTGGAACGTCAGCACAACGGATTAG
- a CDS encoding HU family DNA-binding protein — MAKKAATPNTVTLKHLAAALAEDHELSKKQTEGILGDLVTRVTKHLKKGDRIRIVGLGILQVRKRAARMGRNPATGEQIHIKASKKVAFRAAKELKEAI, encoded by the coding sequence ATGGCGAAGAAAGCAGCGACCCCGAATACGGTTACCCTGAAGCACCTTGCGGCAGCGCTTGCCGAGGATCACGAGCTGTCGAAGAAGCAGACCGAAGGTATCCTCGGGGACCTGGTGACCCGCGTCACCAAGCACCTCAAGAAGGGCGACCGCATCCGCATCGTCGGCCTCGGCATCCTCCAGGTCCGCAAGCGCGCCGCCCGCATGGGCCGCAACCCCGCGACCGGCGAGCAGATCCACATCAAGGCGAGCAAGAAGGTTGCCTTCCGCGCCGCCAAGGAGCTGAAGGAAGCAATCTGA
- the pepT gene encoding peptidase T → MGFRDDLLFARIGTRHGAIVSSKGLFSVTSLAFQHTVLKRFLRYVVIDTQSDPASPTCPSTEKQKDLGRLLVKELQELGLSDAHLDSFGYVYATVPSNTDKQVPVICLCSHMDTSPDCTGKDVKPQIVRNYQGGDIVLPADRSQVIRAAEHPALRDQIGHDIVTTDGTTLLGADNKAGVAEIMDAVHILLSNPQIKHGTLKILFTPDEEIGRGVDKADLKKLGADFGYTIDGESAGHLEDETFSADGVTIAIEGVSTHPGFAKGKMEHAIKIAAAIIDRLPRETCSPETTEGREGFLHPTNISGTLESATISLIVRDFTEHGLKQKEALLEQIVQEVMKDYPRSTYRMTVKEQYRNMKAVVDQHPEIVENALEAIRRAGLTPVRSSIRGGTDGSRLSFMGLPCPNIFAGEHAFHSRLEWVSVQDMQAAVRTIVHLAAIFEERAA, encoded by the coding sequence ATGGGGTTCCGGGACGATTTGCTTTTTGCGAGGATAGGCACGCGCCACGGCGCGATCGTCAGCAGCAAAGGCCTCTTCTCCGTGACATCCCTTGCCTTCCAGCACACCGTCCTCAAGCGCTTCCTGCGCTACGTCGTGATCGATACCCAATCCGACCCGGCCTCCCCGACCTGCCCGTCCACGGAAAAACAGAAAGACCTGGGACGGTTGCTCGTAAAGGAGCTGCAGGAGCTCGGACTGAGCGACGCGCACCTCGATTCGTTCGGCTACGTGTACGCGACGGTGCCCTCGAACACCGACAAGCAGGTGCCGGTGATCTGCCTATGCTCGCACATGGACACATCGCCCGACTGCACCGGCAAGGACGTCAAACCGCAGATCGTCAGGAATTATCAGGGCGGCGACATCGTGCTGCCGGCCGACAGGAGCCAAGTGATTCGCGCGGCCGAGCATCCCGCGCTGCGCGACCAGATCGGCCATGACATCGTCACCACCGATGGCACCACCCTGCTCGGCGCCGACAACAAGGCCGGCGTCGCCGAGATCATGGACGCGGTGCATATCCTGCTGAGCAATCCGCAGATCAAACACGGCACCCTGAAAATCCTGTTTACGCCCGACGAAGAGATCGGCCGTGGCGTCGACAAGGCCGACCTGAAGAAGCTCGGAGCCGACTTCGGATACACCATCGACGGAGAGAGTGCGGGCCACCTCGAGGACGAGACGTTCTCCGCCGACGGCGTCACGATCGCCATCGAAGGCGTCAGCACCCATCCGGGATTCGCCAAGGGCAAGATGGAGCACGCCATCAAGATCGCGGCCGCGATCATCGACCGCCTGCCCAGGGAAACCTGCTCGCCGGAGACCACTGAGGGGCGCGAAGGCTTCCTCCATCCCACCAACATCTCCGGCACGCTGGAAAGCGCGACCATCAGCTTGATCGTGCGCGACTTCACCGAGCACGGACTCAAGCAGAAAGAGGCGCTGCTGGAGCAGATCGTCCAGGAGGTGATGAAGGACTATCCCCGCTCAACCTACAGGATGACTGTCAAAGAGCAGTACCGCAACATGAAGGCGGTGGTGGACCAGCATCCGGAAATCGTCGAAAACGCGCTCGAAGCCATCCGCCGCGCCGGCCTGACGCCGGTGCGGTCCAGCATCCGCGGCGGCACCGACGGCTCGCGCCTGTCCTTCATGGGGCTCCCCTGCCCCAACATCTTCGCTGGCGAGCATGCGTTCCACTCGCGCCTGGAGTGGGTCTCTGTCCAAGACATGCAAGCCGCTGTACGGACAATCGTCCATCTGGCGGCAATCTTCGAGGAACGGGCCGCCTGA
- a CDS encoding NAD(P)-dependent oxidoreductase: MTVIAVVAMGEMGAGVARRLVERGATVLTSLVGRSGASAERAKAAGVGAVDDAALVGEADMILSIVPPAAAGATAERFLPLIEKAARKPVFIDCNAIAPQTLEAIAKLFAAKTLPFIDASIIGAAPKADGSSPRLYMSGPIATEADTLKRLGLDVRVLSASLGDASALKMSYAGITKGFQALGASMVLGAGRNGAAESFVAELKASQPQLHAWLVKQLPAMYDKAYRWDGEMREIAKFLLPEQGASEMLTGAANLYEHIAADNRAGPQSEIISTLNRFVTGK, encoded by the coding sequence ATGACGGTCATTGCAGTCGTCGCCATGGGCGAAATGGGAGCCGGCGTCGCGCGGCGGCTGGTGGAGCGGGGCGCCACGGTCTTGACTTCGTTAGTTGGCCGCAGCGGCGCGAGCGCCGAGCGCGCGAAGGCCGCCGGCGTCGGTGCGGTGGATGACGCCGCGTTGGTCGGCGAGGCGGATATGATCCTGTCGATCGTTCCGCCGGCCGCCGCCGGTGCGACGGCCGAGCGCTTCCTGCCCTTGATCGAGAAGGCTGCGCGTAAGCCCGTCTTCATCGATTGCAACGCCATTGCCCCGCAGACCCTTGAAGCCATCGCGAAGCTGTTTGCTGCGAAGACGCTGCCGTTCATCGACGCATCGATCATCGGCGCGGCTCCGAAAGCGGATGGATCGAGCCCGCGGCTCTATATGTCCGGGCCGATCGCAACCGAGGCGGACACGCTGAAGCGTCTGGGGCTTGATGTGCGCGTCCTGTCGGCGTCGCTTGGCGATGCGTCGGCTCTAAAGATGTCGTATGCGGGCATCACCAAGGGATTCCAGGCGCTGGGCGCATCCATGGTGCTCGGCGCGGGGCGCAATGGTGCGGCGGAGAGTTTCGTTGCCGAGCTGAAAGCCAGCCAGCCGCAGCTCCATGCCTGGCTCGTCAAGCAACTGCCTGCCATGTACGACAAGGCCTATCGCTGGGATGGCGAGATGCGTGAGATTGCCAAGTTCCTGCTGCCGGAGCAGGGTGCGTCAGAGATGCTGACCGGAGCGGCCAATCTCTACGAACATATCGCTGCCGACAATCGCGCCGGTCCGCAGTCGGAAATCATCTCGACCCTCAACCGCTTTGTGACCGGCAAGTAG